Part of the Candidatus Margulisiibacteriota bacterium genome, AAACCGACCAGGCGGACCTCCTGCCCCTTTTTCAGGGACGATTCGATCGAATTGAAAGTGGAATCAAGGATCGCCATGATCTTGGTCTTCGACATCTTGGTCTGCTTGGCGACCTGGTTGCAGAGTTCTTGTTTGTTCACGTCGTTCACCTCCCCCGGATAATTATTTATGGCGATTATAGCAACGCGTCGAGTTGAATGTCAAGCCAGTCAAGGGAGAGCGGAGAGCGGGTAAAATGAGCGCCGGTGGATCGGACAGGGGCCGCAGCGCGCCAGGGCGAGCAAATGCCTCCGGGTGCCGTAACCCTTGTGCCGGTCAAAACCATATTCCGGATAACGTAAATGATATTCTGCCATCAGCCGGTCGCGCGTCACTTTAGCCATGACCGAAGCGGCGGCGATCGAGGTGCTCCGGCCGTCCCCCCCGTTGATCCCCATCTGCGGCAGGGAGAGCGCGACCCGGTAGCGGCCGCCATCGAGCAACAGATACTCCGGCTTGATCTTGAGCTTAAGGACTGCCAGCTCCATCACCAACAGGTTGGCGCGGCCGATATTAATTTTATCGATCTGGCGATGGCCGACTGCGGCCAGACCGATCGCGATCGCTTGGCGTTTGATCTCCACGAATAATCTTTCGCGCTGTAGAGGGGTCAGTTTTTTAGAATCATCCAGGCCGGGGAGGCGGCAACTAAGCGGCAGAATGACTGCGGCCGCGACGATCG contains:
- a CDS encoding HU family DNA-binding protein, which gives rise to MNKQELCNQVAKQTKMSKTKIMAILDSTFNSIESSLKKGQEVRLVGFGSWRKLKRKARPGRNPQTGKELTIPARNVIKFSTGQRLFDQIN
- a CDS encoding ribonuclease HII, which codes for MPSLVFEKRLQRQGFKLIAGVDEAGRGPLAGPIVAAAVILPLSCRLPGLDDSKKLTPLQRERLFVEIKRQAIAIGLAAVGHRQIDKINIGRANLLVMELAVLKLKIKPEYLLLDGGRYRVALSLPQMGINGGDGRSTSIAAASVMAKVTRDRLMAEYHLRYPEYGFDRHKGYGTRRHLLALARCGPCPIHRRSFYPLSALP